A genome region from Cherax quadricarinatus isolate ZL_2023a chromosome 59, ASM3850222v1, whole genome shotgun sequence includes the following:
- the Gale gene encoding UDP-glucose 4-epimerase, translating to MGLLVLVTGGAGFVGSHTLVELLEAGHRVVVVDNCCNSARGQEAGQLPPALARVCTITGKTITAFHMVSLLDRDALAQVFAQHKIDVVIHFAALKAVGESVEKPLAYYSNNVTGTLTLLEVMNEAGVKRLVYSSSATVYGVPQYLPTDEQHPTGVGITNPYGHTKHICEQILRDLAATDKEWRVVLLRYFNPVGAHESGMIGEDPKGTPNNLLPYIAQVAVGKLDELLVYGGDYNTPDGTGVRDYIHVMDLASGHVAALDKLNSEDFQGAVAYNLGTGAGVSVLEMITAFTRASQKKIPYRVVGRREGDVATMVGSCVLAQQQLGWRASRDLHQMCVDAWCWQSQNPDGYA from the exons ATGGGCttgttggtgctggtgacagGTGGAGCCGGGTTCGTAGGGTCGCACACACTGGTTGAACTGCTAGAGGCTGGTCacagagtggtggttgtggacaACTGTTGCAACAGTGCCAGAGGGCAAGAGGCTGGACAGCTACCTCCTGCCCTGGCAAGGGTGTGCACCATCACCGGCAAGACCATCACTGCCTTCCATATGGTATCTCTCCTCGACCGTGATGCCCTTGCTCAAGTCTTTGCACAG CATAAGATTGATGTGGTGATACACTTCGCTGCACTGAAGGCTGTGGGAGAGTCTGTAGAGAAGCCGCTGGCCTATTACTCCAACAacgtcactggtactctcaccctTCTAGAG GTAATGAATGAGGCTGGTGTAAAGAGGTTAGTGTACTCCTCTTCAGCCACAGTATATGGGGTGCCCCAGTACCTACCCACAGATGAGCAGCATCCCACAGGTGTGGGTATCACCAACCCCTATGGTCACACCAAGCATATCTGTGAACAGATCCTCAGGGACTTGGCTGCCACAGATAAG GAGTGGCGAGTGGTGCTCCTTCGCTACTTTAACCCAGTTGGTGCCCATGAGTCTGGCATGATCGGGGAGGACCCGAAAGGGACGCCCAACAACCTTCTGCCTTATATTGCTCAGGTCGCCGTTGGGAAACTCGATGAACTACTTGTCTATGGAGGCGACTACAACACACCTGATGGTACAG GTGTGCGGGACTACATCCATGTGATGGACCTTGCCAGTGGACATGTAGCTGCCCTGGACAAGCTGAACAGTGAAGACTTCCAGGGTGCTGTTGCCTACAACTTGGGCACTGGAGCTGGTGTCTCGGTGTTAGAGATGATTACGGCATTCACCAG AGCAAGCCAGAAGAAGATCCCATACCGTGTGGTGGGACGTCGTGAAGGTGATGTGGCCACTATGGTGGGCAGCTGTGTTTTGGCTCAGCAGCAGCTGGGCTGGAGAGCATCACGTGACCTACACCAGATGT GTGTGGATGCCTGGTGCTGGCAGAGTCAAAACCCTGATGGATATGCATAG